CCACCAGATCTGTGACCAGAGCAATATTTTCGGCCGCCGTCAGACTCGGAATTAAATTGTAGAATTGAAAGACAAAACCCACATGCTCCCGGCGGAACCTTGTCAGTTCATGCGCACGGGCTTGAACGAGGTTATGATCACGATAGTGAACCTCGCCCTGTGTGGCCGAATCGAGTCCCCCGAGGATATTCAGCAGTGTGGATTTCCCACTGCCTGAAGGGCCAAGGAGCACCACAAATTCCGAAGATTCTTTGCCTGGTCGATTCGCCCATAATTTCCCTGATCTCACGTGACTCAACGTCCAGGGATAATGAGCAGCAAATTAAGTGCCAGATTTGGAATCAGCTTTGACCAGGCTCTTCACGAAACCCCGGTGGCAATCCCCACAGTCCTGCGGAAAAAAACGCAGAGCAGCGGACTGAAGCATGCAGATCAATCCTTGCGCGCAATAAAATGCACGTAGCGGGCAAAATCACGATAGGGACTGAGTTTTCTGTAGCGGCGTTCCAGGGTCAGAAGATCATCAAGCTCGTGGAAGTCTTTCGCCTTGTTCGGGAAATAATCGTAAAAGCAGCGCAGGCCCGCATGCAGTTCGATAGTCAAGCCCTGAGCGATCAAAGCATCGCGCACGCGTTCCGGCTCGATGGGATTCGGTGGGGTCATCGCGTTGCTGCTGCCAGCGTAATCGTCGCCGTGCAGAATACGCTTGAAATCGCCTTTGATCAGGCTATTGAACACCGAGCGGTGCTTATTGTAAATGGTCAGCGAAAGATACGCGCCGGGATTCAGGCTCTGGGAAATCAAAGGCAGAAGCGCATAGGGATCATGCAGCCATTCCATAACCGCATGGATACAGATCAGATCAAACTTTTGACCGGATGCCAGCGCATCCTGGGCCGCCATCTGCTTTACGGTCATGCGGCCTTCAAGCCCGAGTTCACGCGCTTCGGCTGCGGTATGCTCCACCATCTTCGCTGAAATATCCGTGGCCAGCACCTGATGGCCTTTTTTCGCCAGCCAGAGCCCCATATCACCCAGACCGCAGCCGCTATCCAGCACCGAAAGCGTCCGCCCCTCGTCTTTCAGAACGTATTCCAAAAGATCCTCACGGATCAGCGCTTCACGCACGAGGCCTTTTTTATTGGTTTTGATGCGGGATTGAAAACGGTCGAAGATTTCATCGAAATTACGGTCGTGACCCATGGCAGCTTCACTTTCGGCAGGCAAAAGAAAAAATCCGGGGAAAAGACTCTCCCCGGACAAGTCGAAATC
This is a stretch of genomic DNA from Oligoflexus sp.. It encodes these proteins:
- a CDS encoding methyltransferase domain-containing protein, whose amino-acid sequence is MGHDRNFDEIFDRFQSRIKTNKKGLVREALIREDLLEYVLKDEGRTLSVLDSGCGLGDMGLWLAKKGHQVLATDISAKMVEHTAAEARELGLEGRMTVKQMAAQDALASGQKFDLICIHAVMEWLHDPYALLPLISQSLNPGAYLSLTIYNKHRSVFNSLIKGDFKRILHGDDYAGSSNAMTPPNPIEPERVRDALIAQGLTIELHAGLRCFYDYFPNKAKDFHELDDLLTLERRYRKLSPYRDFARYVHFIARKD